A single genomic interval of Polaribacter vadi harbors:
- a CDS encoding group III truncated hemoglobin has product MMKPDISSRKDIKQIMTKFYDFLLADKTMMPFFEEIVQENQLEHHLEIITDFWNDILFDTNDYQQNVMQKHLQKNAFIHFKKEHFTSWVSYFFKTIDASFTGENSEKMKARAQSIATVMQLKMNLFQDKK; this is encoded by the coding sequence ATGATGAAACCAGATATATCTTCAAGAAAAGACATTAAACAAATAATGACAAAATTTTATGATTTTTTATTGGCTGATAAAACAATGATGCCTTTTTTCGAAGAAATTGTCCAAGAAAACCAGTTAGAACATCATTTGGAAATTATCACTGATTTTTGGAATGATATTTTGTTTGATACCAATGATTATCAACAAAATGTAATGCAAAAGCATCTTCAAAAAAATGCTTTTATCCATTTCAAAAAAGAACATTTTACTAGTTGGGTATCGTATTTTTTTAAGACAATTGATGCTTCTTTTACAGGTGAAAATTCAGAAAAAATGAAGGCTAGAGCCCAATCTATTGCTACAGTTATGCAATTAAAAATGAATTTATTTCAAGATAAAAAGTAA